AACGCCGAGTTGACGCGCGAGCGACTGCGCGAGGTATGTCTTGCCACACCCCGTCGGCCCGATCATCATGATGTTCGACTTCGCGATCTCAACCTGTTCGTTGGCGAACTCGGCGCTGGTGATTGCGCTCGCGGCGCGAACACGCTTGTAATGGTTGTAGACCGCCACTGCGAGCGACTGCTTCGCGCGCTCTTGCCCGATCACGTACTGATCGAGAAAGCCCGCGATCTCACGGGGCTTGTGAAGCGTGAAGTCAGACGACTCCGCGGGCTGGTGCTCGGAGAGTCGTTCTTCGATGATCTCGTTGCACAGCGCGACGCACTCGTCGCAGATGTAGATCTGCGGGCCAGCGATGAGCTGGGCGACCTGCTTCTGAGACTTACCGCAGAAAGAGCACTTCAGCACTTCGCTGCTTTCGCCAATACGCGCCATATTCCGAAACCTCCTCGCGCCGCATGTACGCTTCGAGCCTAGTAGTGACCCCCGACAATGACTGACGGCGCGCCGCCGTTGTGGGCCGCGCGCCGTCAGCTTGTAATCACACTGTTATCGTTGCTCTCGCTACTGAGCGATGACGGGCTGCGGATTCTTCCGGCTCGTCAGCACCTGGTCGACAAGGCCATACTCGAACGCCTCCTGGGCGCTCAGGATCTTGTCACGGTCGATGTCATTGTGAACTTCCTCGATCGAACGCTTCGAGTGCTTGGACAGTGTCTCCTCAAGCCACTCACGCATCCGCTGGATCTCGCGTGCCTGGATCTCGATGTCTGATGCCTGGCCGTGACCACCCTGCCCGCTTGACGGCTGGTGGATGAGTACACGAGCGTTTGGAAGCGCCAGGCGCTTGCCAGGGGTGCCGCCGGCGAGCAGAACGGCGGCTGCCGATGCAGCCTGGCCCAGGCAGACAGTCTGAATGTGCGGCCGGACATACTGCATCGTGTCGTAGATCGCGGTCATCGCAGTGAACGATCCGCCCGGTGAGTTGATGTACATCGTGATGTCGCGTTCAGGGTCCTGGCTCTCGAGCACGAGCAGCTGGGCCATCACGTCGTCGGCGGAGGCGTCGTCAACCTGGACACCCAGGAAGATGATGCGGTCTTCGAAAAGCTTTGCGTACGGGTCCTGGCGCTTGAAACCGTACGCCGTGCGCTCCTCGAACGTGGGCAGTACGTAACGCGAGTCGGGCATCATGCGATCGGCAGAGCCACCCTGCGGCATGTAGAGATTCGTCATAATTTCTGTTTTCCTATCGGACTACTTGCTCGTACCGCCGCCGCCGACAACCTCGGAGGCGGAATCCCTAATGAAGTCGACGAAGCCGTACTCGAGGGCTTCCTC
Above is a window of Leucobacter aridicollis DNA encoding:
- a CDS encoding ATP-dependent Clp protease proteolytic subunit → MTNLYMPQGGSADRMMPDSRYVLPTFEERTAYGFKRQDPYAKLFEDRIIFLGVQVDDASADDVMAQLLVLESQDPERDITMYINSPGGSFTAMTAIYDTMQYVRPHIQTVCLGQAASAAAVLLAGGTPGKRLALPNARVLIHQPSSGQGGHGQASDIEIQAREIQRMREWLEETLSKHSKRSIEEVHNDIDRDKILSAQEAFEYGLVDQVLTSRKNPQPVIAQ